A stretch of DNA from Danaus plexippus chromosome 31, MEX_DaPlex, whole genome shotgun sequence:
tatatattatgatgttaTTAACGTAAGCGAAAATCACATTCCATATCGGCGCTTAGAAACAAACCGATATTCGATATGttacatactaaataaataaatttatatatttctgtagaCAGTCGCCATCGGAACTTAGCGCTGTACACTCGTCCCAatgatttaattgtaaattataatactacaatacatatatactagaTTGCCTTTTCGTTACATCAACTACAAGACTATCGCAAAATTGCCAACATGCAGACTTTATATCCAGGTCGTGGACGGTGACGAGGACGCCGAATTATACGGACCCCCGCAGTACTCGCCCTCCAGGATAGCTCCAGAGGTATGTTGGGTGACATAAGGCTCAGCTCACACTGGACAGATATGACGAAGTTGTTTTATACTACACGAGGTCGCACCGGTGTCTTGGTCCGTGTTAGtcgattaaaaattttaatatgaaaaagaaataaaacagtgaAAATTGtagtgttttgttattaaagcATTTTCTTGAatctttaataactttatattaagtgAAGACGTCCCCGTTTCTGTTACTCAAacagaacaaaatataaaattaatcaaaagaaGTGATAATAGATTACACACACCAAAAAAAAAGCCAGAAAAATGTGCACGTGTAAATCGCGAGGGTAGTTTGCAATTTCGGATTTCTAAACGCACAATTTCAAATTGGgtagattaattaaaaatataactatgaaAAATATGCTTAGATTATTTCATTCTTCAGGCTGACATCCCCGAAGCCGAGGATCCGAGGGAGAGAGATTCCGACAGTGAGGTAGTGACGAAACAGAACGGCTTAGTCGAGGCCAGCGCAGAGGTGACGAATAGTGACATTTACCTCACTCATaacatgattatttatttatttatttatgtaccaagaGTTACAAAATTAGTTACAAAAGAGAAGTGATatacaaaggataacttatctcttaaacgAGATCTCTACTAGAAACCCTATTGATAAAGGAAACTAGATGAGAAAGCGTGGAGGATGTACAATAGAAATagagaaggaaaaaaaataaaaaataaagagatttatatataagcatacaaaaattatatatatatatataataatgataatggtTAGTACATAAACCAGAAGTTTGTATGCCATTATGATAGAATTTCCAATCTATGCGTGTGAAAAACACAGACAAAGTAAGAGAAAATGtccaaatacatttattgtttgtataaaatgtatttgggTTATAGCaagttatgtaaaatatacatcaagcacgcacacacacacacacaatcaCGAgtctcacacacacatataacatTAGCAGCTCTGTCTATAGTCACCAAAAGTCTTGCTCGGGTTCATaatatatgatacaatattttcCAGACCAGGATACAAGCGTTGAAAGAGAAAATCAAAGAATTGGAAAAGAAACAGAATTCGTCATTGGAGGTGAggtttattgattatatatgtGATTAGGATTCTAACAAAATCATCAAAAACCAGTTGTCTTATAACGCcagtagttttaaataacatatcaaaCCTTAACTAGAACGAActcattattatcttaaaccgAAACAACTGcgataagttaaattaaatttacaaagacacaAGTCGTAGAGACTaaatactttcccgcgtaaaagtgAGCAAACCGGATGTTATGTGACGTCACTTTGGGTGCGTTCGGGAATTTGAAggttcggttcaaattaaatgtgtgctcactaaatatattattatattttacacttaaatataccgtacagataataaaaaaataaagttatacatagattataataaatttaatctaatgagacattattatttaatttaactactataatttacaatataatatatttttcaggcCAAATGTCTCATATGTCTTGGAGGGTACACGTCTCCCGCTGTGTCAATACAATGCTGGCATGTTTATTGTGAGGTtggtatattgtatatatatatatatatatatatatatagagagagagagaaaggaAGTAATCCTAATAATATGACACAAGTGCCAGTTTGTGAGGATGTATTGAACTTAGTTGCAATTTCTCATGAAAACTGCTGAACGGATTCCGATAAAACTTTTAGTATGTAGCTTAGGAGCCACATTAAAACAaagcatataataaattcagaaAATTCGTGCACTTCCTGTGGGAACATCTAAAACAGTTGTACTGTATCAGGTACTGTAAAACaggcgatagatggcgctgaccgTTGGTTgctatatgttaaatttatctgTGACCAtaattccaaattcaaaaacttttatatgattCTAATATTCGCATTAAACAGGTCTGTTGGCTGCAATCTTTAAGGGCTAAGAAGATCTGCCCTCAGTGCAACGCTATCACAACAGCCGAACATCTCAGAAGGATATATATGTGAATAGAGTAATAGATATCATTAAGGGACCTGTACCGGGATTGTTTGAGAGGAATTTAACCGTTTACATGATTTAAACACCCTGTATACAGGGACGACCCGCCATTTTGTCTGCTTATAATACAgctacatatttttcttatacaaaGTAGTCTTACAGAGTGAAAAGTGTTGGTGCCATTTAGATATTATCTGGAACAACACAACAGACAGAcggaaaatatgaaatttatttgttctggtgtatatatatatatattaatttgtcacATAACTTACTTTTACTTAGTcggttaataattaaaataaaacctatagTGAACGTGCACTTGGTATAAATAACTCTTTAAACAGTTCTGGTAACGAGCCCCACAGCAAGCTTTAAGTGGAAGCAGTGTCCTTAGTATTGGTTTGAGCTGCCAACTCGAATACCGACAGTGTTGtagtaaatcaaatttaatcaGTCTTCAGTTTCTTCTTTATTCGCTGAATTAACTCAATACTGATGGTTTGTGAgttgaaaattcaaatttttactaaacaaaTTGCTTAGTAAGGGTTTTGATTGTTAACATAATGACTGTAAGTTTGAAGGTTTTGGGTTttgttaagttatatatatatatatttactactaACACAATACAACCCAAGGGAGAGGTATTGACtttattatgttacaaaaGATAACAAAGTTTGACATGaagtgataataattaaattattaggaTTTCTCACTGGAAACCTTCGAACTGACAGTATTCACGTGAGCGATCAAAACTCGTGTTACGCCGGATATGACTGTAAGACATATAGTGATGTACATTAAGGTTATAACTTGTAGTTACTGTGGAAATCCTGATACTATGTTTAGACCACAGCGGAAGTCACGGTACGGTATGAGTATATCGAGTATACTATGAAAAACTATGagtaaatgatatatatcaTGTGTCCAAAATATTTACTCATAGTTACTCATAGTTACtcatcatatatacatatgtaaggTGTAGGATACAATTATCAACACTTAAGCATAgtttacacaataaaaaaactacaaggCTCAGGTAAGAAAGAATTATGAACGATAAGGAAATTATGTCCAGACATTGAGCgactgaaaatattatcaacgatataaatatatgaaaaacagtttatattagaattaaataaaaaaaagttttcacacAGATAACTTATCATCGGTTTGATATTTACAGaatatacgaatataaaaaaaaatattgtcgcTATTGAGTTTACAGCGCCGCCATGTTGTTTAACAAAATCGGTAGTAATAAATAAGGCTCATAGAAAAATAGAATGAGTATTAGGAGGGGAACACaaacattcaatttatttttctcatatatacagataatatttaattaccgAGTATGTGACAGCGTACAATATATGACTGAAGGGGTCTGCGCTGATGGAGAGAGGGAATGAGAGCTAGCAAAGGATTATCTATTTAAGACCAGTGTTGGGACTACGGACGGAACTAAGAATATGAGAGCACTATTTCGTATAGTCTGTTGTTTGTCTACCGTCTTTTGTTGTAGGAGCAATTTCTTTTGTATACTTtttacttgttatatatatatggaagtAATTTTTCAATCATTTTGCTGCTTCTAGAGGCTCAAGGTCATGTGTTTCTTTTTCACCTGTacttgtttttcattttcactCTGAATCTAAAATATCTTCGCCTGTGAGTGAAGCCTCTGCGAGTAGATTGGTCTACTACTCGCAGGTTGCAAGGCACACCTTCCTGCCATTTGAAGCTGTTGTATCTGAGCGCTTAGCGGAAGTTCACATGATGAGATCtgagattttcgcgagtattcattaaaatgtcacTAACATTTTCGGATGACTCCGCGCTATTTCGTTTTTTAAagctacacactcccgacgtctcggttacttcgcagcgagcgtgatcacgggcggacgagatgaTAGAAACTCATTCACTTGCGCTTTGAAACacgataataacaaaatggcgaaAATGATATTTGGaaggtatattaaaaaattaaaaattgccttataaaattttatttgaaaatcaaCTGCTTCTTTGGCGTTTTAAAACTCACAAAAATCTATCACATGAAACGTACTCGCTAACATCGTCGAACAATATGGCCGACTTGGCAAATCTAGTTACAAATATCACAACGGAaattttttcatgaaaaacactttaaaatttaatttttccgtAGAAGCACTTACTTATTCATTGTTCAATTCGCCATCTCGAAACACCGTGACAGATGACACTGACGTTTATTATGAGATGGGAAGAACGTCTGTTCTCTATGATAAAGCGATGCCTcggtaaaatttaaatatggaacgCTTGTTTTCTTTGAATTAACTAAAAAACTGGCCATTATTGAATCCtccactatatatatatgtattaaatgcaCTCGAGTTGGTAAGAGTCCCATATAGAGTTATATACTACTTATGCCTTAGTTAAGACCTGAAATTTATCTATTGTGTTACAACTAGAACTCTTCGTTCACGTCAAATCGGTCTCACTACGACCTTGCCGTTACAATCGCCAAACGAAAGAGACAGTATCCAATTTACCATACAGAAAGGGCTACATTCAGCACATGTAAATAATGATGAAAGTTTTCCTTTATTGACATCTCCACATTCCCATGATttggaaaataataagtttgtgattaaattaatcacaTATACCACTTAGAAAGACAATCACACTTATATGACACATCAAGTTATGACATCAAGAATTCTATGACTTGGAACTGTTACGGTGCTGAACTATGTGGGTATGGGAGAGAGTGTGGATGTGGGTTTAAATTAAGGAAGATTGTAAAGAACAGCAGCGTCCATCATGGATATGGCTGCAGAATGTCTCCTATTTCTTGTAATTTCCTATGTACTCATGGTGTCCCTTGGGTATGCTATCGATGAGAGGTCAAACCAAATCTAGACAACTTAACAAAGGTATACTAGCTAAAGGTATTCTTACTCATCTTTAtggtaaaacaaaataactgtcCGTGTGGAGTTTAACAATGCTAACCGGTGGTAAGGCCCTaagtttaattgttatattaaaaaaatcaatcgtctaaaacatttttaaactgaTACGTACCGTGACCTCTCACTATTGATGTtctgttttatgttataaacatagtgtttcatataaaaatacgtcaaattataagttattacaCGACTTCTAGAGTTTGATTAATACGAGTTAGTGTTGTCAGTTTATgtctatatatagatatatatatatatatatatatatatatatatatatttaaattattccagCAAGTGTAAGgtttttatctttatgtatCAAATGGCTATACACTATgacaatacttatatattaataaatatattttaaaataatttccgcCCAGATTGCATATATTACTTGAATACTTTCAGTATTTCTGTTGATATAGGACACTAACTCGTATTTGGTGTGCGGTGTCAGTTTGTTTGCTTATAACAAGTTCGCATCGACACACCACATAGTAAATACGAAACATTTcacgttttattttcaataacctTAGTTTATTGTGTTTTGAAATTCATTAACGATATACTATTAACGCTCCGTGTGTAGTCTCACGATGCAATCTCGTGGTAAGCGTACTATTCATACGAGTCTCCACGACGTGTCTGTATTATAAATGCCATAATGTTTGCTACATTAAAATGCCTTTGAaacaataatgtatatttaaaggaGGTCACTTTATTTactgtgtaaataaaaatattttttctattcacgtgtattttatttgacataaattACAAGATAGTACAGGATATGGTGATTTCTAATACGAATATGATTGGTCAAATTTCGGAAGGTCAAGAAAAATGTCTTATCTCCACCTTTCTTAATCATTGGGTTCGGCACTGACTAACGTCTCGACCGCGTCTCCGCCGTCCGGCTGTAAcagttgatataatttataaatattttctcacgGAAGAAAATTACACGTAAATGCTAAGACACTGATAAAATCCAAAGCGAAtcgttgtaaaaatttaaacttggTCCAATAATATCTCACTTCAAAACTTTCAACACAATCATACATAGATACTaccaaatttataaacaaacaaattgacAATGTACTTTTGGCGCCAAAACTTTGGGTCGCAGATTAAagatcatcatcagcctatcggagtccactgctgagcaaaggcatcttctcacatggagaaggttagagcattaatcaccacgcttgctcaagacgggttggcgatttcaagcttataatttgaatttataagaccaggtttcctcacgatgtttttcttcgccgtccgtcagtggtgtctaaatactcttagacagtacatatgactcggtagagatcacattggtacttgccaggtttcgaacccgcgccctcgcGTGTGAGAGGCgagcctttaacctccaggccaccacgaccaGATTAAAGAtaagtattgaatattattaagtctCACGTAATGCtcgtaaaaataaagaatattttatttaggtctttcataattatatacctCAATATCTGCAACTATCAACGGCGGGCCATCGTCTCTTAGCACATTCTCTCCATCTAACTTCTTCAGCACCGGCAGGCGACGCGCTGCCTCAGATCGCCACACCTCAAGCTCACAAGCGTCGTAAAGAGGATTACCCACAAAAAGGAGGTCGTCAAGGTTTTGGAGTTccttgtacaaaaaaaaaataaactaccaCAAGACGTGGATTTAAGTGATTCATATTATCCTTTTAATCCTAATAAAccctaatttttaataaatatcacaaagcTTCTTATTTGTTTGAACCCCTTTCACGCTTTATATTTACAACGAGTctgaaattgtatttataaatctagTGTCATAAATAGGAATGTATATCAGGTGTATTGTACgtgtatgataaaataaaaacgtccatagattaaacaaaactatatttcaaattaatatttaatgcaaCCGAGCCACTAAatgtattatagtattaattttagaaagataaaaaaaaattcatctaATAAAAAGCATGTTTGATTGATTATAAGCGATTTCattccaaatataaatttaaaaaaaaaaagtcacagataaaatatgtttcacaaTCTTGTATGACACCATACTTCCAAAAAAGTTTCGGTTACAAACGTTATCAACAATCATTCATTGAAGTACTCAAGATTTTAAATCGtccaataattaaaaacgttgacattggcagaatattccaAGAAACCAGTGCCAGAAGCCACAGCataaaaatatgcattaaTATACCAAACACAGTATACTTAATCTATATAAACTTGGAGCCAGCAAtatacaaagtaaaataagttaaaactcacttgcaatttattaaattcgcTCCATTCCTTAACCAGATTATTGCTCATATAAAGCACCTTCAAATTCCGAAGCACGTTGACTCCTTTTAATTTCTCTATCAAGTTATAAGATATCCAGAGCTCTTCCAACGTGTCGCCGAGACATTCCTGGGGTATAGCAACGTAGAATGTCACGTTTACAAGTATTATGTTGAAAAACCGAGcaatttgacatttaaaattgttgaaaaGAATGACtcaagcaatatatatatatatatatatatatatatatatatatatatatatacttgttCTGTCACTTACATATAAAGATACATAACATGATGTCTAATATTCTATCAAAAtctcgtttttttattattatttaagttgcGTTGCTTAAAGTATTCGGTTACTAACCATTCCAGCGAACGATTTGATGTAATTACGACCGAGTGACAAAACACGAAGTTTCTTCAGACTGTTAAGACCTGTGGCTTTTTCTATCAAATTTGTGGATAAACTCAACTTTCtgaaatgagacgaaacctcttagcattcaatggattcaccgtgcgggtgccgggtccatcgcgttgcagggagaggagctacaacagtgcctgggacttgcgacccaggtttaGGTTTAAGgaccctaactaacgcgcgttaaacgctcacctccactgtccaagctcttCTCCCTACCGAACCATATTCGAAAAAAACCTACTAGGGCTACCTTCgcagtacgttccaagaacgaattgatgtgggTTCTGGACAgacccaagtcttttagcaggttgtagagagatttagccgttatacctctcgctcccacttctaccgcgtataaatccacaacgaacctatttcgagtgagttcgtttgtgagctcgtaatatttgggGATgttttggggatgttggtttcccaagggaccgtaagctctatcatcacaacgcgctttaaaattcgcgaatacatctTGAaagaacatatataaaatattgtcgtaaatttcattttaatcttttacTACATACCTTCGAAGTGAAGCTTCTAATGGAACAAGGTTGCTTTAAACCTTTAATGCTCCTGGGGGAGGGTGGTATGCAGAGACAGAGCGAGAGGGAATGCATGGTACTCGAACGCGGGCAATCAATCGTAACTTGTAAGTAATGtgaataaagtttttcttaaagaaacactaaaaattatttcaaaatcaatttCCGCCCCTCTGTTTGCATTCCAACGAAACAAAATTTCACTTCTTTCGCACATTGGGAGTCCatgcacaatttttttttatgttctactcatatcttattttaattgaaattttttgtataggtGCGCTATATTTTCAGACTTACTCGCAATTAACAAGGGACGATAATGTATTATCCATTTTTTCTATTGGAGGCCATTGAAATACTAAACTAACTTCCGTTGCGGTGGCAGCATGTTGTCCAGTTTTCTCCTCCCATCTTTTTATAGCCTCTTTTATTGTTGTAGCTTTGGTAGccattttgattaataaataattatataaacgttTGCTTATAaaacttgttataatatttttatagtaacaaTATCGATTTAACAATGTAGATATGTTATAAGAGGAAAGTAACGATGtctactatttaaaaaaagatcatTTAAACCTAggagattatttaataacaactaCAGTTCAAACATTCATGATTTATCGtgtattttatctaaaaagcAATTAAACTTTCAACAATTTCttcctttaataaaaagaatgtcATATTAATACTCATATTAACAGGaatcttttcaatataatataataaaaattttattcatatattacactaaatataaaaactatttcgtattgctatttctttattatagaCTAAATCTTTCTCTCAATTATTAGATTTTGATGTCAAGTATATTCTAAACGTCAACGTCAGAATGCTCGAATGTCAAATTAACTTATTACTAACTAGTTAACTACATCTTCTGACTCACGTAATGGCGGAAAGATatcataaaatgataatattctaGTGAAATGAAGCTTTGTTTGCTCTGAGAGTGCTAAAATATCATTTGggtatcaataaatatataccgcAAGTGTTTgacataaaactatttgacatatttaatttttaaaaaggacGCCatagtttacatttttattttttaatttcttatttttaattaaaaaaaaacaaacgtcaCTATTCCAACAACAACTTTGTGGTTCTAGTGTTAGCTaggtttattatttacaaacacttattaattcttgtttattatagtttaaacaAGTAAAGGAAGAAGAAATACGAATCCAAATACTAGGTTAGTTATcaaaatagcaaaataaacatatcaattttatatttgccaTAGCCAAGATTCGTAGccatatctttaaaaaaaattttgtcaatTTGTATTCCCGCTATTTtgaaaacgatttaaaaattttatatgaattattgttgataaatttagtggatatttatatatcgatttataaaattacattttaatggcgtttttatatacttttggtATTATATCACGTTATTAAAGTTGGAAATTATCTCTGTATATTAACTATCGATATAATACTATGATATTTCTATTGCAGATATTATGTCTCGTCAAGTGAGGGAAGTGAACGTTATccctttaacaaaaataaaggtaCGTAGAATAATCTATAATCGAACGTAAAATTgctaatgaaaaatattctgtcACCAACGATTACAAATCTTCTATTAAGCAAGTAAACAACGAAATTCCGTGATCATTATATCGAACAAAAGAAACAATTCAATGTTCCTATAAATTGTGATGTGTAAaacgtattatattatattattatgtgtaGCAAGAAAAATTGTCTGAAGATGAGGATGAAGATACAGTGTCATGTAAGGCCTGCAGTAAGACGTTCGTGTCTGAGACGGCGCTGCAGAACCACGCTAGGATAGAGCATATAGACAGATACCTCCTCGGAGAGGACTTGTGTGTCAAACAATATGTTAAAACGGTGAGTGAGTGGATATATTAGGCCATAATATATAGGTCTCTAACTTTTTCCTTTGTCCATCGtcacattaaatacatattctaCATATTAATGCTGTAAAAACATCTTTATCATTAAgctttttatttgatgtttaagaaatatatagctATATTTGAATCACATTGGTCGAGTCACAGCCATAGAGTGTAactctttaattttgttacatcaTCTCTAAAAACCatcattaagaatattaaaataatttctctacattatatgtacatttacaaTATGGCAGGCGCATCCTCCTCCTCCATCCTCTCCGACTCTCCGACTCTCTGTGGAGATGTATCTGTGTATtgcacaatttttatatacgacaaaatatttttcagaaacGGAAGTACAGCGTACAAGAGCAAGAAGCAATGAAACGAAGGACCGAGGAACTGATATCATCCATGGAGCCCACAAATCTGATGAGTCTAGCGTCTAACG
This window harbors:
- the LOC116778536 gene encoding dynein axonemal light chain 1-like; its protein translation is MATKATTIKEAIKRWEEKTGQHAATATEVSLVFQWPPIEKMDNTLSSLVNCEKLSLSTNLIEKATGLNSLKKLRVLSLGRNYIKSFAGMECLGDTLEELWISYNLIEKLKGVNVLRNLKVLYMSNNLVKEWSEFNKLQELQNLDDLLFVGNPLYDACELEVWRSEAARRLPVLKKLDGENVLRDDGPPLIVADIEPDGGDAVETLVSAEPND